The window TTCCACCTCGGACAGCGGGAATTTCATGGTTCGACGGGCTTGCCATGACAGGCGACAGGAATCCACCTACCTAGAACTTCCTCAACAAGCCCACCACCACGCCCTGCACGGCCACGCGCCCCGAGGATATTACAATTGGCTCCAACGCTGAATTGGCCGGTTGCAGACGGACGTTTTCGTTTTCCCGGTAATATTTTTTCAGCGTAACGTTTTCGTTATCCACCAGAGCAACCACGGTTTCACCGTTATCGGCGTGGGTGCGCTCGTCCACAATCACAAAATCGCCATCTTTTATTTGCTCTTCAATCATGGAATCCCCCCGAACCTTCAAAACATAAGTCCGGTTGCGGCCAAGCATGTCTTCCGGTATGGCCATGGACTCCGCCATGGGATATGTTTCGATAGGGGAACCTGCGGCTATTAAACCCAACAGGGGCACTTCCACAGAGCGATGAATATCCATCTCCCTGGAGGCAGGCTCGATAGCCCTGCTCATGTTCTTCTGCCGCTTTATAAGCCCTTTGGCCTCAAGATTGGTAAGGTGTTTATGGATAGTGGCGGGGGATGAAAGGCCGAAATGCTGGCCAATCTCCACAATGCTGGGGGCATACCCGTTTTTCTCTATGAAAAACAAGACGTAATCGTAAATCAGCTTCTGTTTTTTAGTGAGATGCATTCTCGCCTCCCTTATTTATTAAAGGGTAAGCGAATACATGGCGAAAGTCAACAATATTTCGCAAAATGTTCGCAACCTATTCGGGAATAAAAAAACTCCCGGAATCTTGAATCGAATCCGGGAGTCGCT of the Nitrospinota bacterium genome contains:
- the lexA gene encoding transcriptional repressor LexA, whose protein sequence is MHLTKKQKLIYDYVLFFIEKNGYAPSIVEIGQHFGLSSPATIHKHLTNLEAKGLIKRQKNMSRAIEPASREMDIHRSVEVPLLGLIAAGSPIETYPMAESMAIPEDMLGRNRTYVLKVRGDSMIEEQIKDGDFVIVDERTHADNGETVVALVDNENVTLKKYYRENENVRLQPANSALEPIVISSGRVAVQGVVVGLLRKF